A part of Neovison vison isolate M4711 chromosome 6, ASM_NN_V1, whole genome shotgun sequence genomic DNA contains:
- the LOC122910741 gene encoding olfactory receptor 10H2-like produces the protein MAATLALNHSSVSEFIFVGFSTFPPHLLPIFFLLFLLMYLFTLLGNLLIMATVWSERSLHTPMYLFLCALSISEIFYTLTITPRLLADLLSSRRTIAFAACASQMFFSFTFGFAHSFLLTVMGYDRYVAICHPLRYSVLMSPHGCTCLVTWSWAGGLVQGMVVTTAIFHLTFCGPNKIQHFGCHVPPLLKLACGTDVPIVALCVGLMCITVLLGCFLLILLSYTLIVATILKIPSAEGRHKAFSTCASHLIVVIVHYGFASIIYLKPKGLHSQESKTLMAITYTVLTPFLSPIIFSLRNKELKTAMRKTFLNKLYSSSI, from the coding sequence ATGGCTGCCACTCTGGCCCTAAACCACAGCTCCGTGTCTGAATTCATCTTCGTGGGCTTCTCCACCTTCCCACCTCATCTCCTGCCCATCTTCTTCCTGTTGTTCCTGCTCATGTACCTGTTCACACTGCTAGGGAACCTGCTCATCATGGCCACTGTCTGGAGCGAGCGCAGCCTGCACACACCCATGTACCTCTTCCTGTGTGCACTGTCCATCTCTGAGATCTTCTACACCTTGACCATCACCCCGCGCCTGCTGGCCGACCTGCTCTCCTCCCGCCGCACCATCGCCTTTGCAGCCTGTGCCAGCCAGATGTTCTTCTCCTTCACATTCGGCTTCGCCCACTCCTTCCTGCTCACCGTCATGGGCTACGACCGGtatgtggccatctgccaccCATTGCGCTACAGCGTGCTCATGAGCCCCCATGGCTGCACCTGCCTGGTGACCTGGTCTTGGGCTGGTGGCTTAGTCCAAGGAATGGTGGTAACCACAGCAATCTTCCATCTCACCTTCTGTGGACCCAATAAAATCCAGCATTTTGGATGTCATGTGCCCCCTCTCTTGAAGCTGGCCTGTGGAACTGATGTACCAATAGTGGCCCTGTGTGTGGGGCTGATGTGCATCACTGTCTTGTTGGGCtgctttctcctcatcctcctctCCTACACCTTAATTGTGGCCACCATCTTGAAGATCCCCTCTGCTGAGGGCAGGCACAAAGCCTTCTCCACCTGTGCTTCCCACCTTATTGTGGTCATTGTGCATTATGGCTTTGCCTCTATCATCTACCTCAAGCCCAAGGGTCTTCACTCCCAGGAAAGTAAGACCCTGATGGCCATCACCTATACGGTCCTCACGCCCTTCCTCAGTCCCATCATCTTCAGTCTCAGGAACAAGGAGCTGAAGACTGCCATGAGGAAGACCTTCCTCAACAAACTCTATTCCTCCAGCATCTAA